A genomic segment from Thermostichus lividus PCC 6715 encodes:
- a CDS encoding photosystem I reaction center protein subunit XI: MADELVKPYNGDPFAGHLSTPISDSGLVKTFISNLPAYRQGLSPILRGLEVGMAHGYFLIGPWVKLGPLRDSDVANLGGLISGITLILLATACLAAYGLVSFQKASSSGDALKTGEGWSQFTAGFFVGAMGGAFVAFFLLENFAVVDGIMKGLFN; this comes from the coding sequence ATGGCAGACGAACTGGTTAAGCCGTACAATGGCGATCCCTTTGCGGGGCATTTATCCACGCCAATCTCTGACTCTGGCCTTGTGAAGACATTTATCAGTAACTTGCCCGCCTATCGTCAAGGCTTATCCCCCATTTTGCGGGGTCTTGAGGTTGGGATGGCGCACGGTTATTTTTTGATTGGCCCTTGGGTGAAGCTAGGCCCGCTGCGGGACTCGGATGTTGCCAACTTGGGCGGTCTGATTTCCGGTATTACCTTAATTCTATTGGCGACCGCTTGCTTAGCTGCCTATGGACTGGTTAGCTTCCAAAAAGCGAGTAGTAGTGGCGATGCCCTGAAGACTGGTGAAGGCTGGAGTCAGTTTACCGCTGGCTTCTTTGTAGGTGCCATGGGTGGTGCCTTTGTGGCCTTCTTTTTACTAGAAAACTTTGCCGTTGTTGATGGCATTATGAAGGGCCTCTTTAAC